The following proteins come from a genomic window of Gossypium raimondii isolate GPD5lz chromosome 5, ASM2569854v1, whole genome shotgun sequence:
- the LOC105770032 gene encoding eukaryotic translation initiation factor 3 subunit K, with the protein MVRERETPKQQQQVSYTVEQLVAVNPYNPDILPDLENYVNEQVSSQTYSLDANLCLLRLYQFEPERMSTQIVARILVKALMAMPAPDFSLCLFLIPERVQMEEQFKTLIVLSHYLETGRFRQFWDEAAKNRHIVEAVPGFEQAIQTYAIHVLSLTYQKIPRPVLAEAINIEGLSLDKFLEHQAANSGWILEKGHGRGQLIVLPRNEFNHPELKKSAADSVPLEHITRIFPILG; encoded by the exons atggtaaGAGAAAGAGAAACTCCAAAGCAGCAACAACAGGTTTCATACACAGTGGAGCAGCTTGTAGCCGTCAATCCTTACAATCCCGACATCTTACCTGATCTCGAGAACTACGTTAATGAACAG GTTTCATCGCAAACGTATAGCCTGGATGCTAATCTCTGCCTTCTTCGCCTCTACCAG TTCGAGCCTGAGCGTATGAGCACACAAATTGTTGCACGCATTTTGGTTAAG GCTCTCATGGCAATGCCAGCTCCAGATTTCAGCCTCTGTCTCTTTTTAATTCCTGAGCGAGTG CAAATGGAGGAGCAGTTCAAGACACTGATTGTTCTTTCTCACTATCTGGAG ACAGGAAGATTTCGTCAGTTCTGGGATGAAGCAGCTAAAAATCGTCATATTGTCGAGGCTGTGCCGG GTTTTGAGCAAGCAATCCAGACGTACGCCATTCATGTCCTCTCCCTGACTTACCAAAAGATTCCAAGACCTGTACTTGCTGAG GCTATTAACATCGAAGGTCTATCCTTGGACAAATTCCTTGAACACCAGGCGGCCAACAGCGGTTGGATTCTTGAGAAGGGTCATGGCAGGGGTCAACTAATAGTCCTACCTCGAAACGAATTTAACCATCCTGAGCTGAAGAAAAGCGCTGCTGATAGTGTTCCATTGGAGCACATCACCCGTATTTTCCCCATTCTTGGTTAA
- the LOC105768861 gene encoding suppressor of mec-8 and unc-52 protein homolog 2 — translation MTSSKKYYKEKIARRKEEKAEEPEQPKYRDRAKERREDQNPDYEPTELGSFHAVAPPGTVDLRSADAHKISIEKSKYLGGDVEHTHLVKGLDYALLNKVRSEIDKKPEAGEETDGKSRKSKEDQQLSFRTATAKSVYQWIVKPQTVMKTNEMFLPGRMAFIFNMEGGYSNDIPTTLHRSKADCPVPDEMVTVNVDGSVLDRIAKILSYLRLGSSGKVLKKKKKERDAKGKISSLGNEYYEEEKLSKPNDGVSNGRTEKEILPPTPPPPRKNHLDSREKQGPTIARAEEDDIFVGEGVDYNSPEKDAVPSPLSEDMEESPRHKERVSYFPEPAYGPVSPSAAQEWQELNGYDALQTQALAGGYQGEWQDYQYADQLAYPEQYLQASMQGYEVQAGSNIPQDPRYMTQEEKDRGLGSVFKRDDQRLQQLREKDAREKDPNFISESYSECYPGYQEYNREIVDSDDEDDLSKMDMGGRAKGRLHRWDFETEEEWATYNEQKEAMPKAAFQFGVKMQDGRKTRKQNKDQKLNNELHKINKILARKKMEKESGGGEGGSHSDDVQPGKKLRISG, via the exons atgaCTTCCTCGAAGAAATACTACAAGGAAAAAATCGCTCGTCGCAA AGAGGAGAAAGCGGAAGAACCAGAGCAACCAAAGTACAGAGACAGAGCTAAGGAGCGAAGAGAGGATCAAAATCCAGATTATGAGCCAACTGAATTAGGTTCTTTTCATGCTGTTGCTCCTCCTGGAACCGTCGATCTTCG GTCAGCTGATGCTCACAAGATATCCATTGAGAAGAGCAAGTACCTTGGAG GTGATGTGGAACACACTCATTTGGTCAAGGGGTTGGATTATGCTTTGCTTAACAAAGTTAGGAGTGAGATTGATAAGAAGCCTGAAGCCGGGGAAGAAACCGATGGAAAGTCGAG AAAATCAAAAGAAGACCAGCAATTATCATTTCGAACAGCCACTGCAAAG tcaGTATATCAGTGGATAGTTAAACCTCAAACTGTTATGAAGACAAATGAAATGTTTCTACCTGGTCGAATGgcgtttatttttaatatg GAGGGTGGCTATTCTAATGACATTCCAACCACCTTGCACAGGAGTAAAGCTGACTGTCCAGTGCCTGAT GAAATGGTTACTGTCAATGTTGATGGTTCTGTGCTTGATCGAATTGCTAAAATTCTGTCATATCTTCGCCTCGGGTCATCTGGGAAGGTTctcaagaagaaaaagaaggaaagggaTGCCAAAG GGAAGATTTCATCTCTTGGTAATGAATACTATGAAGAGGAAAAGTTATCAAAGCCTAATGATGGAGTGTCTAACGGTAGAACTGAGAAGGAAATTTTGCCCCCGACGCCTCCCCCTCCAAGGAAAAACCATCTTGATTCGAGGGAGAAGCAAGGCCCGACTATTGCTAGAGCAGAAGAGGATGATATATTTGTGGGGGAAGGCGTTGACTATAATAGTCCTGAGAAAGATGCAGTACCAAGCCCTCTTTCAGAGGATATGGAAGAGTCACCTCGACATAAAGAAAGAGTTTCATACTTTCCTGAACCTGCTTACGGCCCAGTGTCGCCTTCTGCTGCTCAGGAATGGCAAGAACTG AATGGTTACGATGCCCTCCAAACACAGGCCTTGGCTGGTGGGTACCAAGGAGAGTGGCAGGATTACCAATATGCTGACCAATTGGCTTATCCTGAGCAATACCTACAGGCTAGCATGCAAGGTTATGAGGTACAAGCTGGATCAAACATTCCACAAGATCCTCGATATATGACTCAAGAAGAGAAGGACCGAGGATTGGGATCTGTGTTCAAGCGGGATGACCAAAGGCTTCAACAATTGAGGGAGAAGGATGCTCGTGAGAAGGATCCTAATTTCATATCTGAGAGTTACTCTGAATGTTATCCTGGTTATCAGGAGTACAACCGTGAGATTGTTGACAGTGATGATGAAGATGACTTGTCCAAAATGGATATGGGAGGACGA GCTAAGGGTCGTCTTCATAGATGGGACTTTGAAACAGAAGAGGAATGGGCAACGTACAATGAGCAGAAGGAAGCAATGCCAAAGGCTGCATTCCAGTTTGGTGTGAAGATGCAAGATGGAAGGAAGACAAGGAAGCAAAACAAGGACCAGAAGCTCAACAACGAGCTACACAAGATTAACAAAATACTGGCAAGAAAGAAGATGGAGAAAGAATCAGGTGGTGGTGAAGGTGGAAGTCATAGCGATGATGTACAGCCTGGAAAGAAACTTAGGATATCAGGTTAA